In bacterium, a single window of DNA contains:
- a CDS encoding DNA translocase FtsK → MPKHKASHSGYTRAVGAALIALAFLVAVSLFPHQSALAPRFVAARAGQAFGFGIWFLPFLCLLIGLIIVVRRNFALGARVWGLLAGYVVALVALHLRYPAGRELVAASGRKGGGYVGAILSVALRRLTGEPGLWVATVGGAAAALVLLWGVSLDELGRLCLTVFLATGQAAARACRTAAAWCGGALMWLGRAAVWLVLVTLAGLRTAGRLLWQAVAAVAPVVGRAAVWAATAASTVVRRVRDRVREARESTASPLVPRASVTHAVTVSEASAATRPEAPPSALLELEAEAEAPGAESHEPGAEPAAADESAVAGSPSSAEAGGAPETPAASKRPKRRRSNVAQEALPFPVEPRRAYVVPDLSLLDAFAAKAKAGKVDPEEVARNLERTLASFGVEAKVIRWETGPVVTRYELQPAPGVKVQKITSLQNDIALSLAASSVRLEAPIPGKSAIGVELPNERPSLVHLREILASDEFVRAPSPLAVGVGKGIAGMPIVADLVQMPHLLIAGATGAGKSVALNSMIASILFRATPEQARFLMIDPKRVELTNYNGIPHLLSPVVTGAREAAAKLRWAIQEMESRYEMFAKDGVRNIQAFNASHPDRPLAFILIIIDELADLMMVAPADFEEIICRLAQMTRATGIHLLVATQRPSVDVITGLIKANIPSRIAFSVSSQVDSRTILDHPGAEKLLGRGDMLFSPLGASRPTRVQGAFISDAETERLVQFWRTQGEPAYVDALLHATADGAGEDSAGNADALLADAARLVVRAGYASVSLLQRKMRIGYVRAARLVDQMEEKGIVGPSQGSSPRELLVGLDELERVLRTGARGDADDAGDHPAAAMGRARAAAVAEDAP, encoded by the coding sequence GTGCCGAAGCACAAGGCGTCCCACTCCGGATACACGAGGGCGGTAGGCGCGGCGCTCATCGCGCTTGCGTTCCTCGTCGCGGTCAGTCTCTTCCCGCACCAGAGCGCGCTCGCTCCGCGGTTCGTGGCCGCGCGCGCCGGTCAGGCGTTCGGGTTTGGAATCTGGTTCCTGCCGTTCCTCTGCCTGCTCATCGGTCTCATCATCGTGGTCCGCCGGAATTTTGCCTTGGGCGCCCGCGTGTGGGGGCTGCTCGCCGGGTACGTCGTGGCGCTCGTCGCGCTGCATCTGCGGTACCCTGCCGGGCGAGAACTGGTCGCGGCTTCCGGCCGGAAAGGCGGCGGCTACGTCGGCGCGATCCTCTCGGTGGCGCTCCGCCGCCTTACCGGCGAACCCGGCCTGTGGGTCGCGACGGTCGGCGGCGCCGCGGCGGCGCTCGTGCTGCTGTGGGGCGTCTCGCTCGACGAACTCGGGCGACTCTGTCTGACGGTGTTTCTCGCCACGGGCCAGGCCGCCGCCCGCGCGTGCCGGACGGCCGCGGCCTGGTGTGGCGGCGCGCTGATGTGGCTCGGCCGGGCGGCCGTGTGGCTGGTGCTTGTGACCCTGGCCGGCCTGCGCACCGCCGGCCGGCTGCTGTGGCAGGCCGTTGCCGCCGTCGCTCCGGTCGTCGGCCGGGCTGCCGTGTGGGCGGCGACGGCGGCGTCCACGGTCGTCCGGCGCGTTCGGGATCGGGTCCGGGAGGCCCGCGAGTCCACGGCGTCCCCGCTTGTGCCCCGCGCCTCCGTCACGCATGCCGTCACGGTGAGCGAGGCGTCCGCGGCAACACGGCCGGAGGCGCCACCTTCGGCCTTGCTGGAATTGGAGGCGGAAGCCGAGGCCCCGGGTGCGGAGTCTCATGAGCCGGGCGCGGAACCGGCCGCCGCGGATGAGTCGGCGGTTGCCGGCTCACCGTCGAGCGCCGAGGCCGGGGGGGCGCCGGAGACGCCCGCCGCCTCCAAGCGCCCGAAGCGGCGCCGCTCCAACGTCGCGCAGGAGGCCCTGCCGTTCCCGGTCGAGCCGCGCCGCGCGTACGTGGTGCCCGACCTGTCGCTGCTCGACGCGTTTGCCGCGAAGGCCAAGGCCGGCAAAGTGGACCCCGAAGAGGTGGCCCGGAACCTCGAGCGAACGCTCGCGAGCTTCGGCGTCGAGGCGAAGGTGATCCGGTGGGAAACCGGACCGGTCGTGACCCGGTACGAGCTTCAGCCGGCGCCCGGCGTCAAGGTCCAGAAGATCACAAGTTTGCAAAACGACATCGCGCTGTCGCTGGCGGCGAGCAGCGTGCGGCTCGAGGCGCCGATCCCCGGCAAGTCGGCGATCGGCGTCGAGCTGCCCAACGAGCGCCCGAGCCTCGTGCACCTGCGCGAGATTCTCGCGAGCGACGAATTCGTACGCGCGCCCTCGCCGCTCGCCGTCGGGGTCGGGAAGGGGATCGCCGGGATGCCGATCGTCGCGGACCTGGTCCAGATGCCGCATCTCTTGATCGCCGGGGCGACGGGCGCCGGGAAAAGCGTCGCCCTCAACTCCATGATCGCGAGCATTCTCTTTCGCGCCACGCCCGAGCAGGCGCGGTTTCTCATGATCGATCCGAAGCGCGTCGAGCTGACCAACTACAACGGCATCCCCCACCTGTTGAGTCCGGTGGTGACGGGCGCCCGGGAAGCGGCCGCGAAGCTCCGCTGGGCGATCCAGGAGATGGAGAGCCGCTATGAGATGTTCGCGAAGGACGGCGTCCGGAACATTCAGGCGTTCAACGCCAGCCACCCGGACCGTCCGCTGGCGTTTATCCTCATCATCATCGACGAGCTCGCGGATCTGATGATGGTCGCGCCGGCCGATTTCGAAGAGATCATCTGCCGCCTCGCGCAGATGACCCGCGCGACCGGCATTCACCTGCTCGTCGCGACGCAGCGGCCCTCCGTCGACGTCATCACCGGGCTCATCAAAGCCAACATCCCGTCGCGCATCGCGTTTTCGGTGTCGTCGCAGGTCGACAGCCGGACGATCCTCGACCACCCCGGCGCCGAGAAGCTGCTCGGCCGGGGCGACATGCTCTTCTCGCCGCTCGGGGCGAGCCGGCCGACGCGGGTGCAGGGCGCGTTCATCAGCGACGCGGAGACGGAGCGGCTCGTGCAGTTCTGGCGGACGCAGGGCGAGCCCGCCTACGTCGACGCGCTGCTCCACGCGACGGCCGACGGGGCGGGGGAGGACTCCGCCGGCAACGCCGACGCGCTGCTCGCCGACGCGGCGCGGCTCGTGGTGCGGGCGGGCTACGCGTCGGTGTCGCTGCTCCAGCGCAAGATGCGCATCGGGTATGTGCGGGCGGCGCGTCTCGTCGACCAGATGGAGGAGAAGGGCATCGTCGGGCCGTCCCAGGGATCAAGTCCGCGGGAACTGCTGGTGGGCCTCGACGAGCTGGAACGGGTCCTGCGCACCGGCGCGCGCGGCGACGCGGACGATGCAGGGGATCACCCCGCCGCGGCGATGGGCCGGGCGCGCGCGGCGGCCGTCGCGGAAGACGCGCCGTAA
- a CDS encoding ribonuclease J — protein MLEVIPLGGLGEIGKNCTVVRVGSDCLVIDAGLMFPDEEDLGIDFVIPDYRAFEQAGTIHGVVLTHGHEDHVGSLPYLLRAAPVPVYGMPLTLGLARRRVEETPDTPAMQEVVCETRRPFRVGPFEVELVHVNHSIPQACAVVVRTQAGTLVSSADFKFDQTPIGEPPTDFARLAEIGEQGVHLLLMDSTNVDRPGYAPSERVVGTAMDEIVARAQGRVLLTTFASNVHRLRQALDTAARHGRKVAVVGRSMVDTVQIAADLGILRIPRGAVVPVDQLKGLADAHVMILTTGSQGEPMSALSRMATGQHRAVAIKAGDTVILSATPIPGNEGMVARTIDQLYRQGAEVLHGGPVHASGHACQEELKLMLTLLRPRYFLPVHGEYRHLVHNRRLAASVGIPEERSLVAENGQVIAASADRLVRTGSIEAGSVLVDGLGGVGPIVLRDRRQLAKDGVLIALVVIERQTGELLMPPDIVSRGFVYMRESGDLIEECKKQIVEVVARCHERGTTEWAAVRSAIREALGRYLFERTRRQPMILPMLVEV, from the coding sequence GTGCTCGAAGTGATCCCGCTCGGCGGGCTCGGCGAGATCGGCAAGAACTGCACCGTCGTGCGGGTCGGCAGCGATTGTCTCGTCATCGACGCCGGGTTGATGTTCCCGGACGAGGAGGATCTGGGCATCGACTTCGTGATCCCGGACTACCGCGCGTTCGAGCAGGCCGGGACGATCCACGGCGTCGTGCTGACGCACGGCCACGAGGATCACGTCGGAAGCCTCCCGTATCTCCTGCGCGCGGCGCCCGTCCCGGTCTACGGGATGCCGCTGACACTCGGGCTCGCGCGCCGCCGTGTGGAAGAGACGCCGGATACGCCGGCGATGCAGGAGGTCGTCTGCGAGACACGCCGGCCGTTCCGGGTGGGACCCTTCGAAGTCGAGCTGGTCCACGTCAACCACAGCATCCCGCAGGCGTGCGCGGTCGTCGTGCGCACCCAGGCCGGCACGCTCGTGTCCAGCGCGGATTTCAAGTTCGACCAGACGCCGATCGGCGAGCCCCCGACCGATTTTGCGCGTCTGGCAGAGATCGGGGAGCAAGGCGTCCACCTGCTGTTGATGGATTCGACCAACGTCGATCGGCCGGGGTACGCGCCGTCCGAGCGGGTGGTCGGTACGGCGATGGACGAGATCGTGGCACGGGCGCAGGGCCGGGTCTTACTGACGACCTTCGCGAGCAACGTGCACCGGCTGCGGCAGGCGTTGGACACGGCCGCTCGCCACGGGCGCAAGGTGGCGGTGGTCGGGCGCAGCATGGTCGATACGGTGCAGATCGCCGCCGACCTGGGCATTCTCCGGATCCCGCGCGGCGCCGTGGTGCCGGTCGACCAGCTGAAGGGGCTCGCGGACGCGCACGTGATGATCCTGACGACCGGCAGCCAGGGCGAACCGATGTCGGCGCTGAGCCGGATGGCCACGGGGCAGCACCGCGCCGTCGCGATCAAGGCCGGCGACACGGTCATCCTGTCTGCGACGCCCATCCCCGGCAACGAAGGCATGGTCGCGCGGACGATCGACCAGCTGTACCGCCAGGGCGCCGAGGTGCTGCACGGCGGCCCGGTGCACGCCTCCGGGCACGCCTGCCAGGAAGAGTTGAAGTTGATGCTGACGCTACTCCGCCCGCGGTATTTTCTTCCCGTGCACGGCGAGTACCGCCACCTGGTCCATAACCGCCGCCTGGCGGCGTCCGTCGGAATACCGGAGGAACGCAGCCTGGTAGCGGAGAATGGGCAGGTCATCGCCGCCTCGGCGGACCGGCTGGTTCGTACGGGGTCGATCGAGGCCGGGTCGGTGCTGGTGGACGGTCTCGGCGGGGTCGGCCCGATCGTGCTGCGGGACCGGCGTCAGCTGGCGAAGGACGGGGTCCTGATCGCGCTCGTGGTGATCGAGCGGCAGACCGGCGAGCTGCTCATGCCGCCGGACATCGTGTCGCGTGGCTTCGTCTATATGCGTGAGTCCGGCGATTTGATCGAGGAGTGCAAGAAGCAGATTGTGGAGGTGGTCGCCCGGTGCCACGAGCGCGGCACCACGGAGTGGGCGGCCGTCAGGTCGGCGATACGGGAGGCTCTGGGACGGTACCTGTTTGAGCGGACGCGCCGGCAGCCGATGATCCTGCCGATGCTGGTTGAAGTGTAG
- a CDS encoding MraY family glycosyltransferase, with the protein MDLVLAFFTAMVLSVVLTPACGRLAFWIGAVDYPSARKVHLRPMPRLGGVAVYVALAVATLLFLRATIPAQITLLLAGAGAFGLIGFVDDIRDLGISKLVLEAVVVIVVTWLSHFRVNLPWPYAGEILAVLWIVGVANAMNCLDCIDGAAAGAAAVGALALMLLALLAHRPGVATGAAAVTGAALGFLRHNFYPARIFLGDSGSLMLGFLLAGLGAAIIAPGTSPVPWTAVALVLGIPTVDFLLVHAQRYRRGLRNPSELITSTGKDHLPHRLMAMGLPVPVAATQLYVASAVFGGCAVALVGLGPWAGLAVALPTVSVVVRWSKLNALPAVESYAPAKPSQ; encoded by the coding sequence ATGGACCTCGTTCTGGCTTTTTTCACGGCAATGGTTCTGTCGGTCGTCTTGACACCGGCGTGCGGGCGGCTGGCATTCTGGATCGGCGCGGTAGACTACCCGTCCGCCCGCAAGGTTCACCTCCGGCCCATGCCTCGGCTCGGGGGAGTGGCCGTGTACGTTGCGCTTGCGGTGGCCACTCTGCTGTTCCTTCGGGCCACGATCCCCGCCCAAATCACCCTGCTGCTTGCGGGCGCGGGCGCATTCGGCCTCATCGGCTTCGTCGACGATATACGAGATTTGGGGATCTCGAAACTGGTGCTGGAAGCCGTCGTCGTCATCGTCGTCACGTGGTTGAGCCACTTTCGCGTCAACCTCCCCTGGCCGTATGCCGGGGAAATCCTCGCGGTGCTCTGGATCGTGGGAGTCGCCAATGCGATGAACTGCCTCGATTGCATCGACGGCGCGGCGGCCGGCGCTGCGGCGGTCGGTGCACTGGCTCTTATGCTGTTGGCCCTGCTCGCGCATCGCCCGGGAGTCGCGACCGGGGCCGCCGCGGTGACCGGCGCCGCGCTCGGATTCCTACGTCACAATTTTTACCCGGCGCGGATCTTCCTCGGCGACAGCGGCAGCCTGATGCTGGGGTTTCTGCTCGCGGGGCTGGGTGCGGCCATCATAGCACCCGGGACATCTCCGGTGCCTTGGACGGCTGTGGCCTTGGTCCTCGGTATCCCGACGGTGGATTTTCTCCTCGTCCATGCGCAGCGGTATCGGCGAGGGTTGCGGAATCCGTCCGAACTCATAACCTCCACCGGCAAGGATCACCTGCCCCATCGGCTCATGGCCATGGGCCTTCCCGTCCCGGTGGCCGCGACGCAACTCTACGTAGCCTCTGCGGTCTTCGGGGGGTGCGCGGTCGCGCTCGTCGGACTGGGGCCGTGGGCCGGGCTTGCGGTGGCCCTACCGACGGTGTCGGTTGTCGTGCGGTGGTCCAAGCTCAACGCGCTGCCCGCGGTTGAGTCCTACGCACCGGCTAAACCCTCACAATAG
- a CDS encoding tryptophan 7-halogenase — translation MKRDVVIVGGGPAGAATAMFLLRQGITPLIVEAETFPRYHIGESLTGEGGQVIRRLGLEPKMTERAWPVKYGVKVYGPTARTSWFVPVTARDENWRLQDSFTWSVRRSEFDAMMFSEARRRGAEFLPGKAIRPLVHDDGSVHGVRVQAGGGGTLDIESELLLDCSGQATFLANHRATGPKYLGAYDRQVAFFSQVTGAIRDSGEARDEKPGNTVILYQQKFHWAWFIPIDGEVTSVGIVCPSAYFLDRKESKQDFLLREIRELNPELARRIPEAHLVEDVHVIPNYSYQVRGFSGKGFLCIGDAHRFIDPIFSFGVTVAMREAEFIAPLVRAYLGNARTDNGNPFAGYQLSSERGIDVLEDMIDLFWEQPFTFAACVHRRYTDLLTDVFAGRLYEHQPSAGTLAFRKLLNRTEERERSYADGDTYSIPIGSRYHPERAPLWQVRGADVATTEHWLA, via the coding sequence ATGAAGCGGGATGTCGTCATCGTTGGCGGGGGACCGGCCGGAGCGGCCACCGCGATGTTCCTCCTCCGGCAGGGTATCACTCCGCTGATCGTCGAGGCCGAGACGTTTCCCCGGTATCACATTGGCGAATCGTTGACGGGGGAAGGCGGGCAGGTCATCCGGCGGCTCGGCCTCGAGCCGAAAATGACCGAGCGCGCGTGGCCGGTGAAGTACGGCGTCAAGGTCTACGGACCTACCGCCCGGACCTCGTGGTTTGTACCGGTGACGGCCCGGGACGAGAACTGGCGGCTCCAAGACAGCTTCACGTGGTCGGTCCGGCGCAGCGAGTTCGACGCGATGATGTTCAGCGAGGCGCGGCGGCGCGGCGCCGAGTTCCTGCCCGGCAAGGCGATCAGGCCCCTCGTGCATGACGACGGCTCGGTGCACGGCGTGCGGGTACAGGCCGGTGGCGGCGGCACGCTCGACATCGAATCCGAGTTGCTGCTCGACTGCTCCGGCCAAGCCACCTTCCTCGCAAACCACAGAGCGACCGGCCCAAAGTACCTGGGCGCATACGATCGGCAGGTCGCGTTCTTCTCCCAGGTGACGGGAGCGATTCGGGACTCCGGGGAGGCGAGAGACGAAAAGCCCGGCAACACGGTCATCCTGTACCAGCAGAAGTTTCACTGGGCCTGGTTTATCCCGATCGACGGCGAGGTCACAAGCGTCGGAATTGTCTGCCCGTCCGCCTACTTCCTCGACCGAAAGGAGAGCAAGCAGGATTTCCTGCTCCGCGAGATTCGTGAGCTCAATCCCGAGTTGGCGAGGCGGATTCCCGAGGCCCATCTGGTCGAGGACGTCCACGTCATTCCCAACTACTCGTACCAGGTCCGCGGGTTTTCCGGAAAGGGTTTCCTTTGCATCGGAGATGCGCACCGCTTCATCGACCCGATCTTTTCGTTCGGCGTGACGGTCGCGATGCGGGAAGCTGAGTTCATCGCACCACTCGTGCGCGCGTACCTCGGGAACGCGCGCACAGACAACGGCAATCCGTTTGCAGGCTACCAGCTGTCGAGCGAACGCGGCATCGACGTTCTCGAAGACATGATCGACCTGTTCTGGGAACAGCCGTTTACGTTCGCGGCATGCGTGCACCGTCGCTACACGGATCTGCTCACGGACGTGTTCGCGGGCCGGCTGTACGAACATCAACCGTCCGCCGGCACCCTCGCGTTCCGCAAACTGCTCAACCGCACCGAGGAACGCGAGCGTTCCTACGCGGACGGAGATACCTATTCCATTCCGATCGGGTCCCGCTACCATCCCGAGCGGGCGCCCTTGTGGCAAGTCAGGGGCGCGGACGTCGCAACCACCGAACACTGGCTCGCCTAG
- a CDS encoding acyl carrier protein, with the protein MSHIDSVRDFIIQELHWGGDVGALTEDYPLIANHVIDSMGLLMLISFLEDELGVDIADDELVPSNFATLKSITSMIDRKRAAKSPTS; encoded by the coding sequence ATGTCCCATATCGATAGCGTTCGGGACTTCATCATTCAGGAACTGCACTGGGGGGGCGACGTAGGCGCCCTGACCGAAGACTATCCGCTGATCGCCAATCACGTCATCGACTCGATGGGGCTGCTGATGCTGATTTCCTTCCTCGAGGATGAGCTTGGCGTGGACATCGCGGATGACGAACTGGTGCCGAGCAATTTCGCGACGTTGAAGAGTATTACGTCGATGATCGACCGAAAGCGCGCGGCGAAGAGTCCGACGTCCTAG
- a CDS encoding divergent polysaccharide deacetylase family protein → MAIVAGLLGLCPRAGTGAAHPQVAIVFEHAGASLDDLKTIYAMRRPFGLGIFPHQRYSAQIVRDAAAHGLTPMLHLPLESINAADVGPVGGIVWVRMTDAEIARTVAGDLDSVPGVAGVSSHAGSRATADRRVMTAVMKALKARGLWFQENRTTPRSVALDVARAAGMKTVLVTTYLDDPPTDMDAKVRALLRTAVRQGWAIAGAHITTGAPEIVARHLAEFDDAGVVFVPITRFVAAAHP, encoded by the coding sequence GTGGCGATCGTCGCGGGACTGCTCGGGCTGTGCCCTCGAGCGGGTACCGGCGCCGCGCACCCTCAAGTCGCGATCGTCTTCGAGCACGCCGGCGCGAGCCTGGACGACCTCAAAACGATCTACGCGATGCGCCGGCCGTTTGGGCTCGGCATTTTTCCCCACCAGCGCTATTCCGCGCAGATCGTGCGTGACGCGGCCGCACACGGCCTCACGCCGATGCTGCACCTGCCGTTGGAGTCGATCAACGCGGCCGATGTGGGCCCCGTCGGCGGCATCGTCTGGGTGCGCATGACCGACGCAGAGATCGCCCGCACGGTCGCCGGGGATCTCGATTCCGTGCCGGGTGTCGCCGGCGTCAGCAGCCACGCCGGCTCGCGCGCGACGGCCGACCGCCGCGTCATGACCGCGGTAATGAAAGCTCTCAAGGCGCGCGGCCTGTGGTTCCAGGAGAACCGGACGACCCCGCGCTCGGTCGCTCTCGACGTTGCGCGGGCCGCCGGCATGAAAACGGTACTGGTCACAACGTACCTCGATGATCCTCCCACCGATATGGATGCCAAAGTTCGGGCACTGCTGCGAACCGCCGTTCGTCAGGGCTGGGCGATCGCCGGCGCGCACATCACGACCGGGGCGCCCGAAATCGTGGCGCGCCACCTCGCCGAGTTTGACGACGCCGGCGTCGTCTTTGTGCCGATCACCCGGTTCGTCGCCGCGGCCCACCCCTAG
- a CDS encoding alpha/beta fold hydrolase: MLVFPRVEKNGLHVALARSLGNAGFNVFRYDMRGSGESTGTEPELNFGRLHTDDVMAVVAELRRRGMDRVVLIGKCFGARTVLAAAGQLAGLKGVALISTNLLPPGMGTYDRNYFLPNPGMLVGLFDGRRRHAVLRALWAWARSTGRRMRWPFPGLHPVLLMHVRNAIRARVPLLFLYGTDDRFYVKFSRAMRGPLGKLLERGGDRAQVQVLEGGVYDPTTLAVQQRIVACLRSWVEHVMPADSED; this comes from the coding sequence GTGCTGGTCTTCCCGCGTGTGGAGAAGAACGGGTTGCACGTCGCGCTCGCCCGCAGCCTGGGGAATGCCGGGTTTAATGTGTTCCGATACGACATGCGAGGTTCCGGAGAGAGCACCGGAACCGAGCCCGAGCTAAATTTCGGCAGGCTCCATACCGACGATGTGATGGCGGTCGTAGCCGAACTGCGGCGCCGCGGGATGGACCGGGTCGTCCTCATCGGAAAGTGTTTTGGCGCGCGCACGGTGCTGGCCGCCGCCGGGCAACTGGCCGGACTCAAAGGTGTGGCGCTGATCTCCACAAACCTGCTCCCGCCGGGCATGGGCACCTACGATCGGAATTACTTCCTGCCCAATCCGGGAATGCTGGTGGGCTTGTTCGATGGGCGCCGGCGGCACGCTGTTCTTCGGGCGCTGTGGGCCTGGGCGAGGAGTACGGGACGGCGGATGAGATGGCCGTTTCCCGGCCTTCACCCGGTGTTGCTCATGCACGTGCGTAACGCGATCCGAGCCCGGGTACCGCTGCTCTTCCTGTACGGCACCGACGACAGATTCTATGTAAAATTTTCGCGGGCGATGAGGGGGCCGCTCGGGAAGCTGCTGGAACGAGGCGGCGACCGGGCGCAGGTACAAGTGCTCGAAGGCGGAGTGTATGACCCGACGACCCTGGCGGTCCAGCAGCGAATTGTCGCGTGCCTACGAAGCTGGGTGGAACACGTTATGCCCGCGGACTCGGAGGACTGA
- a CDS encoding CocE/NonD family hydrolase has product MPIGTLTYPVRTATRIDETNHVREDAMFVRRDGSDLFCVLYRPQTPARRTVVLCPSFSKEAGMLYRLEVDAARAFAVRGYAAVRVHYRGTGHSGGDRETATLRNWADDAKAAADIATELTQSGSLAFCGIRAGALVAGLAVAGDTAIPVALWEPVSDGRRYFPAFVRAQNVFTLATQGRLTKTLDQVRLEIETDGYADVLGFPVYRALYESLAACRLWENLASEARSILLVQVGVRNEWKAEHVALGDVLAAAGSRVERVMITGEDPSKWFVIAGAQSSARLIETTLGWLGRLEGAR; this is encoded by the coding sequence ATGCCCATAGGAACCCTGACGTATCCCGTCCGCACAGCGACGCGCATCGATGAGACCAACCACGTACGCGAGGACGCGATGTTCGTCAGGCGCGACGGCAGCGACCTCTTTTGCGTGCTCTACAGGCCCCAAACCCCCGCGCGTCGGACCGTCGTCTTATGCCCTTCCTTCTCCAAAGAGGCCGGTATGCTGTACCGTCTCGAAGTGGACGCGGCGCGCGCATTCGCGGTTCGCGGGTACGCCGCGGTGCGGGTCCACTATCGGGGGACAGGCCACAGCGGCGGTGACCGCGAGACGGCCACATTGCGCAACTGGGCTGACGATGCCAAAGCTGCCGCCGATATCGCGACGGAGTTGACGCAATCCGGATCGCTCGCATTTTGCGGCATCCGGGCGGGCGCCTTGGTGGCCGGCCTGGCCGTCGCGGGGGATACCGCGATTCCGGTTGCCCTTTGGGAACCGGTGTCGGACGGCCGTCGATACTTTCCGGCGTTTGTACGTGCGCAGAATGTCTTCACCCTCGCCACACAGGGTAGGCTGACGAAGACCCTCGACCAGGTGCGCCTGGAGATCGAGACGGACGGCTACGCCGACGTACTGGGGTTCCCGGTTTACCGCGCACTCTATGAGAGTCTCGCCGCGTGTCGCCTGTGGGAGAACCTTGCCAGCGAAGCGCGCTCGATTCTACTCGTTCAGGTGGGTGTGCGGAATGAATGGAAGGCGGAGCATGTTGCGCTCGGTGACGTGCTTGCCGCCGCCGGGTCGCGCGTCGAGCGCGTGATGATCACAGGCGAAGATCCCTCCAAGTGGTTCGTGATAGCCGGTGCACAGTCGAGCGCCAGATTGATCGAAACCACCCTGGGCTGGCTCGGGCGACTGGAGGGCGCACGATGA
- a CDS encoding uracil-DNA glycosylase: MDRGSREQRLAALRRGVARCRRCPLWRGATHAVAGEGNPNAAVMVVGEGPGRQEDLSGRPFVGRAGRLLEQLLAHAGLRREDVYITNVVKHRAATPGTPRRDRPPLSGEIGACRSWLLEQIEILRPRVIVTLGRHALAAFLPAAAIGDCHGRPQAHDICTILPLYHPSYALHNPGVRPLLFRDVAALRALAADRRAGGSSS, translated from the coding sequence GTGGACCGGGGGAGCAGGGAACAACGGCTCGCGGCGCTCCGGCGCGGCGTCGCGCGGTGCCGCCGCTGTCCGCTGTGGCGGGGCGCGACCCACGCCGTGGCCGGCGAAGGAAATCCCAACGCCGCGGTGATGGTGGTCGGCGAGGGTCCCGGCCGCCAGGAGGATCTCAGCGGCCGGCCGTTTGTGGGGCGCGCGGGGCGTCTCCTTGAGCAGCTGCTCGCGCACGCCGGCCTGCGGCGCGAGGATGTCTACATCACGAACGTCGTCAAGCACCGGGCGGCCACACCCGGCACGCCGAGGCGCGACCGGCCGCCGCTATCGGGCGAGATCGGCGCGTGCCGCTCCTGGCTGCTGGAGCAGATCGAGATCCTTCGTCCCCGCGTGATCGTCACGCTCGGCCGGCACGCCCTGGCCGCGTTTCTGCCGGCCGCCGCAATCGGGGACTGCCACGGGCGCCCCCAGGCCCACGACATCTGCACCATTCTGCCGCTCTATCATCCCTCGTATGCCCTGCACAATCCGGGGGTACGGCCGCTGCTATTCCGGGACGTCGCGGCGCTCCGGGCGCTCGCCGCGGATCGGCGCGCGGGCGGGTCCTCGTCCTAG
- a CDS encoding alpha/beta fold hydrolase — MTAPVGTPRVHDNIEAPYDTPLWVRAGSEMLFGVLTTPAGPPRQQAVVLVAPHFAGAAGGALEKNYFNVALARSLAKAGFRVFRYDMRGTGDSTGMEREFNLGRLHTDGLFAVVAELRRRGMDKLVLIGKCGGARTVAAAARRVPGLQGAVLISMPLLPPGMGTHDLNHDRIRPSVGMLLGLLDGRRRLAVLRALWAWLRGTGRRMRWPFPRVHPTILRQVGDLIRARVPLLLLWGNNDGDYANFVRATKGALGTVLAQGRACVQMRVLDGNVHEWTSLRIQQQTVACLEKWMEHAASGRRR; from the coding sequence ATGACGGCGCCCGTGGGTACGCCCCGCGTCCACGATAACATCGAAGCGCCGTACGATACGCCGCTGTGGGTCCGGGCTGGGTCGGAAATGCTCTTTGGCGTACTCACTACCCCGGCGGGCCCGCCGCGTCAACAGGCGGTCGTGTTGGTGGCCCCGCACTTCGCCGGTGCCGCGGGGGGCGCGCTGGAGAAAAACTACTTCAACGTCGCGCTTGCCCGCTCCCTGGCGAAGGCAGGCTTCCGCGTGTTTCGGTACGATATGCGAGGAACCGGAGACAGCACCGGGATGGAACGTGAGTTCAATCTTGGACGGCTCCACACCGATGGGTTGTTCGCCGTCGTCGCGGAACTTAGGCGCCGCGGCATGGACAAGCTGGTCCTAATCGGTAAGTGTGGTGGCGCCCGCACCGTGGCGGCCGCCGCACGGCGGGTACCAGGACTCCAAGGCGCAGTGCTCATATCCATGCCGCTGCTGCCTCCCGGCATGGGCACTCACGACCTAAACCATGACCGTATCCGACCCAGCGTTGGAATGTTGCTGGGCTTGCTCGACGGACGCCGACGACTCGCTGTTCTTCGAGCGCTGTGGGCGTGGTTGAGGGGCACCGGTCGCCGGATGCGGTGGCCATTTCCAAGGGTGCACCCGACCATACTCAGGCAGGTGGGTGACTTGATTCGAGCCCGAGTACCGCTGCTATTGCTCTGGGGCAACAACGACGGGGACTACGCGAATTTCGTGCGCGCGACGAAGGGTGCGCTCGGAACGGTGCTTGCGCAAGGCAGGGCCTGCGTGCAAATGCGAGTGCTCGACGGCAACGTGCACGAGTGGACGAGCCTGCGGATACAGCAGCAAACGGTTGCCTGCCTCGAGAAGTGGATGGAGCACGCGGCCTCGGGGCGCCGGCGATAA